The Gordonibacter urolithinfaciens genome contains a region encoding:
- the ngr gene encoding nigerythrin, with protein MSDISRRSFMRNAAIGAATVGTLGLLAGCAPKQEEPAPQANADAPADGATANVLDPQTMPDAATASNFNVVEESATTVGTTLDNLKTAIEGETGATTKYAAWAKVAEKAGYDHIARLFNCTSDAEKIHIELEYKLAQKLEPGYEKPEPPEVPEHTVDLNLIAGANGEIYETSDMYPAFIKVAQEEQNNEAVQVFTRAKLAEAYHAERYLDAYNTIDTPTDDKYYLCPICGYIHKGENFTACPICLAPKASFKEY; from the coding sequence ATGTCCGATATCTCCCGGCGAAGCTTCATGAGGAACGCGGCTATTGGAGCCGCAACCGTCGGTACGCTCGGCCTGCTGGCCGGCTGCGCGCCCAAGCAGGAAGAGCCCGCGCCTCAGGCGAACGCCGACGCTCCCGCCGACGGCGCTACGGCGAACGTGCTCGACCCGCAAACCATGCCCGACGCGGCTACGGCCAGCAACTTCAACGTGGTTGAGGAAAGCGCCACCACCGTGGGCACGACGCTCGACAACCTGAAGACGGCCATCGAGGGCGAGACGGGCGCCACCACGAAGTACGCCGCATGGGCAAAGGTTGCCGAGAAAGCGGGCTACGACCACATCGCGCGCCTGTTCAACTGCACGTCGGATGCCGAGAAGATCCACATCGAGCTGGAGTACAAACTGGCACAGAAACTGGAGCCGGGCTATGAGAAGCCCGAGCCGCCCGAGGTTCCCGAGCACACCGTGGACCTCAACCTCATTGCTGGCGCGAACGGCGAGATCTACGAGACGTCGGACATGTACCCCGCGTTCATCAAAGTGGCGCAGGAGGAGCAGAACAACGAGGCCGTGCAGGTGTTCACCCGCGCGAAGCTGGCCGAGGCGTACCACGCCGAGCGCTACCTGGACGCGTACAACACCATCGACACGCCCACGGATGACAAATACTACCTCTGCCCCATCTGCGGCTACATCCACAAGGGCGAGAACTTCACCGCCTGCCCCATCTGCCTGGCACCCAAGGCTTCTTTCAAGGAATACTAG
- a CDS encoding glucose-6-phosphate isomerase, translating to MISGDMEKLYPSAKTLVKECVASRVHAKDAKLYDFSEQAQACAERYMGWTDLASNPPYPLADIQAFADSIIEQGLKTVVLIGQGGSTQAPMTITKYNKPDSSRIVFKTLDSDSPVRVRAILAEARPETTLFVISSKSGGTIEPRLALRAVRDAVGDALAEEELVQHLVAITDPGSDLERQAREEGWAAVLPGEPSVGGRFSALSVFGLLPAALVGIDLEELLEHAVEAEKRCSEDAIDNPAIGLAAFLYDNYLQGRNKFSFLTPKRGRVLGLWIEQLVAESLGKDGQGILPNIEIDSLLLTNDPGDRSVIMYQTKTDLWDERKNFEMSLSYIDPTIPRANFKIDSVEELAEHFVMWEYAVAMCGYLMRVCPFDQPDVASAKAVVLDILKEGQPAPDFVQDYIGDVHMGEVEVRLAPCFKDCTDVQGALRALLTSIQPGDYFALNAFLPFTGEGRREALELIRHGVAASRHTVSCLEVGPRYLHSTGQLQKGGQNNGVFLILSADELKDIPLSEEAESLGTLAKAQASGDLLTLADRGRRCVHLHLPDNSGVTLRALSEVITGILATLN from the coding sequence ATGATTTCGGGTGATATGGAAAAGCTGTATCCCTCCGCGAAGACGCTCGTGAAGGAATGCGTTGCCAGCCGCGTCCACGCGAAGGACGCGAAACTCTATGATTTCTCCGAACAGGCCCAGGCCTGCGCCGAACGGTACATGGGATGGACGGACCTTGCCAGCAACCCGCCGTACCCGCTCGCCGACATCCAGGCGTTCGCCGATTCCATCATCGAGCAGGGACTCAAGACGGTCGTGCTCATCGGTCAGGGTGGCTCCACGCAGGCGCCCATGACCATCACGAAATACAACAAGCCTGACTCGTCGCGCATCGTGTTCAAGACGCTCGACTCCGACTCGCCCGTGCGCGTGCGCGCCATCCTGGCCGAGGCGCGGCCCGAGACAACGCTGTTCGTTATCTCCTCGAAGAGCGGCGGCACCATCGAGCCGCGCCTCGCCCTGCGCGCCGTGCGCGACGCGGTGGGCGATGCCCTGGCCGAGGAGGAGCTGGTGCAGCACCTGGTGGCCATCACCGACCCCGGCTCTGACTTGGAGCGTCAAGCGCGCGAGGAAGGCTGGGCTGCCGTGCTGCCCGGCGAGCCGTCCGTGGGCGGCCGCTTCTCGGCGCTGTCCGTGTTCGGCCTGCTGCCCGCCGCACTCGTGGGCATCGACCTGGAGGAGCTGCTGGAGCACGCCGTGGAGGCCGAGAAGCGCTGCAGCGAGGACGCCATCGACAACCCGGCCATCGGGCTGGCGGCGTTCCTGTACGACAACTACCTGCAGGGGCGCAACAAGTTCTCGTTCCTCACGCCGAAGCGCGGTCGCGTGCTGGGCCTGTGGATAGAGCAGCTGGTGGCCGAGAGCCTGGGCAAGGACGGCCAGGGCATCCTGCCGAACATCGAGATAGACTCGCTGCTGCTCACGAACGACCCCGGCGACCGCAGCGTCATCATGTACCAGACGAAGACCGACCTGTGGGACGAGCGCAAGAACTTCGAGATGAGCCTGTCCTACATCGATCCCACCATCCCGCGCGCGAACTTCAAGATCGACTCGGTGGAGGAGCTGGCCGAGCACTTCGTCATGTGGGAGTACGCCGTGGCCATGTGCGGCTACCTCATGCGGGTGTGCCCGTTCGACCAGCCCGACGTGGCCTCCGCGAAGGCCGTGGTGCTGGACATCCTGAAGGAGGGCCAGCCGGCGCCCGACTTCGTGCAGGACTACATCGGCGACGTGCACATGGGCGAGGTGGAGGTGCGCCTGGCGCCGTGCTTCAAGGACTGCACCGACGTGCAGGGCGCCCTCCGCGCGCTTCTGACCAGCATCCAACCGGGAGATTACTTCGCGCTCAACGCGTTTCTGCCGTTCACGGGCGAGGGGCGGCGCGAGGCGCTCGAGCTCATACGCCACGGCGTGGCGGCCAGCCGCCATACGGTGTCGTGCCTGGAAGTGGGGCCGCGCTACCTGCACTCCACGGGCCAGCTGCAGAAGGGCGGCCAGAACAACGGCGTGTTCCTCATCCTGTCGGCCGACGAGCTGAAGGACATCCCGCTGTCGGAAGAGGCCGAGAGCTTGGGAACGCTGGCGAAGGCGCAGGCTTCCGGAGACCTGCTGACGCTCGCCGACCGGGGTCGCCGCTGCGTGCACCTGCACCTCCCCGACAACTCCGGCGTGACGCTGCGCGCCCTGTCCGAGGTTATCACGGGGATACTCGCAACGTTGAACTAG